In a genomic window of Treponema sp. J25:
- a CDS encoding PIN domain-containing protein, translated as MLYYFDSSILLAILLDEKRKDRALSLWNEATIRVSSILLKLETMTVLRRTFEHNKAKFESSWITRKINELNEYLKEVNFRIIDEDIENIIVLRKEIAKCKTLDAIHIATALEFSSLIPTSDFYLYTFDKNMSDLAKSFKFKINKEENFI; from the coding sequence AGCAATTCTTCTTGATGAAAAACGTAAAGATAGGGCATTAAGTTTATGGAATGAAGCCACTATAAGAGTGAGCTCAATCCTACTGAAATTAGAAACAATGACAGTATTAAGAAGAACATTTGAACATAATAAAGCAAAATTTGAATCAAGCTGGATAACAAGAAAAATTAATGAACTAAATGAATACTTGAAAGAAGTTAATTTTAGAATTATTGATGAAGATATTGAAAATATAATTGTCTTAAGAAAAGAGATCGCAAAATGTAAAACTCTTGACGCTATACATATTGCTACGGCTTTAGAATTTAGCAGCTTAATTCCTACATCAGACTTTTATTTGTATACATTTGATAAAAATATGTCAGATCTTGCAAAATCATTTAAGTTCAAAATAAATAAAGAAGAAAATTTCATCTAA